TCAGCATGCTGGCCGAAATCAAATTGGCATTTATCGTGATCGATGAAGCCCATTGTGTGAGTATGTGGGGGCACGACTTTCGCCCCCACTATCGTGAGCTGCAGGAACTGAAAAATATCTTTCCAAAATGCGGCATTCATGCCTATACCGCCACGGCAACCGAACAAGTACGATCCGATATCGCAGTGCAACTGGGATTAAATTCTCCCGAACTACTCGTCGGTTCATTTGACCGTCCGAATTTAACTTATTCTGTCGCGCGACGAGCAGACCGATTAGCACAGGTTTGCGAAGTACTCGACAGACACCCGAATGAGCCGGGAGTCATCTATTGTATTTCTCGCGCCGATGTGGAATCGCTTAGTGAGTCCTTAAATAATGCCGGCTATGAGTCAAGACCCTACCATGCGGGACTGCCAGATGAAGAACGCGCCGCCAATCAGGAAGATTTTATTCAGGATCGTGTGGACATTATTGTTGCGACAATCGCATTTGGCATGGGCATTGATAAACCCAATGTACGCTATGTGATTCATGCTGGTTTACCAAAGTCATTGGAAAATTATCAACAGGAAAGTGGCCGGGCAGGGAGGGACGGTCTGGAGGCAGAATGTGTCTTATTCTATTCCGAACAGGATACTGTGATTTGGAAATTGATTCTGGAAGACCAGCCGGACGAATCGAAGGCCACCGCGTTCCAATCACTGCAAGCCATGCAAAATTACTGCCATGCCTTTGACTGTCGTCACCGGTATCTGATGCAGCACTTCGGACAGGATCTCGAGCAAGATTGTGAAACTGGCTGTGATCTCTGTCGCGGTGATTTCCAAAAAGTAGATGATTCAGTAGAAATCGGTCAGAAAATCCTCTCATCTATTTTTCGACAAGATCAAAATTATGGTGCAGCCTACACAGCCGCTGTCCTGAAAGGGTCGAAAGACAAAAAAGTACTCGCCAACAATCACGATCAGCTAAGCACTTATGGTCTACTGAAAAATGAAAGCCTCTCAACCATTCGTAACTGGTTAAGTCAGTTGGTTTCTCAAAATTTTGTCACCAAAACGGCCGAATATCAACAGTTGCGAATTACTAACTCGGGCTGGCAGTTGTTGCGTGGGGAAGCAACTCTGCAATTGATGCGTCCCGCACAGGCAAGCAAGTCAGAGAAAACAAAACGTGCTAAAAGTCAACTAGCAGATGCGAACTGGGAAGGCGTCGATAAAGGTCTCTTTGAAGAATTGCGTCAACTTCGCAAACAAATCGCCGGTGAAAAAGGCGTGCAGCCCTATATGGTCTTTGGCGATACCACATTGCGAGAACTGGCGCGCGACAAACCCAAAACGATCGCGGAATTCCTGGAAATCTGGGGAGTAGGGCAGAAGAAATGTGATGACTTTGGCCAACAGTTCCTGGAATGTATCGCCAAATAACTCGCTTGAATTGCCGATCCACTTTATAAGATCAGAAAGATTCCATCCTGCTATAATGAGTGAAAACCCTTAAAATAAATGTGCTTTCGCTCGAAATGATGGATTTCGCTTTTTTTCTCAAAATTTGAACGAGAAATCTTGCAGAGAAGACGATCTATTTATACGATCCATTTATTGAGATTGAGTTTCAATTTCAATCAGCCAGCCAGCAAAAAGTGGCTTTTCTCCATTTGTAGCCAGCCAGCCAGATCTAATTGGACTGTGAATTGGACCATTTCCAATTCATTTTGATCATTCTGGAAACTATTACAAATCAGGAGAAACCATGTCACCTCTCAAGCATACTAGACGCGCATTCACCCTCATTGAACTGCTGGTGGTCATCGCCATTATCGCAATTCTCATCGCATTACTGCTTCCTGCCGTACAACAGGCCCGTGAAGCGGCTCGCCGTTCTTCCTGTAAAAACAACATGAAACAAATTGGCTTGGCAATGCACAATTATCATGATGTGCATACCTCGCTTCCCATGGGTGGAAATAATCAATTATTTAGCCCTTTTACAGCAATCCTACCCTACCTGGATCAGACCAATTTACAAAACCTGTATGATTTCGATCTCTTCTATACGGATCCAGCAAACTTAGATGCACTGAACCGGACAATTACAATTTACCTCTGCCCAACAATGGTGCTTCCTCGGGCAGTGCCTAACTTATCTTGTGCAGAGCGAGGGGGACCAACCAGTTATGGTGCTTCGACTGGAATTCATGATGGACGATCTGGTAACCCAGATGGAATGTTCCCTGGACAAAATCATGCGTCTGTAAAGCCCACGCTTTTTCGAGATGTCACTGATGGATTATCAAATACGATCATGTGCGGTGAATTTAATTACCGACTTGAAGACTACTTATGGTCAGGCCATTCCTCGTCATGCCCCGGTGACCCTGCAGTTCAAGGCACACCACGTTGGGGAAGTCATCGATGGGGGGGAAGTTATCCTGGAGTTGCCTTAGGACACACAGGTGGTGACTTTAATGTCAATCTTAGTGCGAATCGTTCCACCTGGAGGAGTGACCATATCGGTGGTGCTCACTTCCTGTTAGGAGATGGCGCAGTTCGCTTTGTGAGTGAAAATATTGATGCCGGAGCCCTGGATGCGCTTGCTACTAAATCTGGAGGTGAAGTCATCGGCGAATTTTAATGATCTTTCCACAATACTAGTAAACTCTATTATCTAGAATGGTCTGCGGAAGTACTTATATTCTTGCTGAAAGATAAAAAGTATTTCTTCGAAAGCCATGTGAGGATTTTTAAAATGTCCCTTATTTTCAAGCTATCAATGAAACAAATATTCGTAAACTATATCACCAGACATAATTTTGTAATCGGTTTGCTTCTATTGAATTGTCTCGGTTGCAGCGGAACAAAAGAAGATCCTCGCGGCGAACGTGTCAGTGTTTCAGGACTTGTCTATTACGATGAAGACCCCTTAACGAGTGCTCGAATTCTCTTTATTTCGGAAACACCTGAAGGAAAAATCAAATCTGCCGGGATCGTGAGTGAAGGCATTTTTCAAATTCCCCAAAAAGGTGGACCCGTAGTCGGTAAAGCTCGAGTGGAAATCTATCCAACCATTCCCGAGATGGAGGAATTTATTGAAATTCAGGAAAAAGCAAAAAAACAAGGCAAGCCATTTAGAGACCCGACAAGCATAGAAATTCCTGCGACTTATAACAAAAACTCAAAACTGACGGCCATGATCACAAAAGACGGGAAAAACACATTCGAATTTAAGATCGAATCCAAATAGATGCAACATAACTTGTTCATTCACCGCGCGGAGATTTTTCATGAGATTAAATTCATTTTTGCATAGAGAACTGAAACAGTGGGGCTTAGCCGGGCTCATCGTCTTACTGACCTTGTCAGTGACACTACAATGGACTCCCGCTGAAGTTGAATCGCAACTGGTTTCAAATCCGAATAAAGCAGAGGCGACAAAACTCTATCAAAAAGCCAGAGAAGCTCGCGCCGTCTGGCGTGATTTCCCAGGATTCAGTGCCGATGTGACTGTGCTTTATAACGGTAAAAAGACACAGGGAAAACTGACAGCCGATCAAGATTTCCAAGTCAAACTCACTCTGGAGGATGATCAACTACTGGAATGGAGCCTGCCGAAACTGAAATCCGTCATCGGCCATCGCAAGTACCGCCTGCAAAAACCGATCCCCGCCACTTTTGCGGATGCTCAATTAGATCATCCACTCGGCCGCTTAGTGAATATCGATGGTAAGCACGTTTCCTTTCGCTTAAAGGACGATGTCATGACCGAAGTCCATCGGCGTTCCCAAAAATCATGGTTCACAATTTCGACACTCGACGTCTGGCGCACTAAAGAGGGCTCTGTTCTGCCTCGCGACACTTCAGTGACCTATCGTAACCCCAAAACGGGAGCGATTACGTCCAATCGCAGTAATACCTTTTCTTTTAAAAGAGTAGGTCATTTTGATTTGCCGGAAACGATGTTGACTGTGGAATGCAGTGAAAACTTTGATAGAAACGTCGGTTCGATCAAGCTGTCAAACCATCGTTTACTCACTCCCACGTCAATTTCACAAACAAAGTAAACTCAGTTCAACCGTAAACCTTAAAACAAGAGTATGATTATGAGACCATTTCAATGGATGACTACAGTCGCCTGTCTTTTGGCATTATTCGTATCCAATCAGGCCCAGGCACACTTCCTCTGGCTCTTGCCACAAGCGGAAGGCAAAAATAACGCTGCCAAAGTACAGCTCTATTTCGGTGAGGCCGCCGAGCCTGATGATCCCGACTTACTAAAACGGCTCACCAAAATCAAAGTCTGGGAAAAGAGTCCCAATGGGAAACTACAACCTTATTCCCTAACCGAAGGTGATGATTCACTCTTCGTTACTCCTAATCCCAAAGGAGCGGGGAAAGCAGCCTATGGTCTGGACCATACCTATGGGGTCATTTCTCGTGGCGATAGTCAATTTCTCTTGAAGTACTACGCCAAAGCTTTTCCACAAAAAAGCCAGGGAGTCTGGAATAAAATTTCCTGCTCAAAGGAATTACCATTGGAAATTGTACCGGTCTTAAAAGGAGAAGAAGTCACACTTCAAGTCAACTGGAACGGCAAACCACTGGCAGATGCCGAACTCAAAATCATTGGTCCCAAAACAAGTAGTGAATCTGTTACAGCAACCACTAATGCTGAGGGGCAATTTCAGACCAAACTCTCAAACGGTATCTACTCGATCAGAGCAAAACATACGGAACAGAAAAAAGGTGAGCATAACGGTGACAAGTACGATAGTGTCAGACACTACTCCACACTGACACTACCATATGTCTCGCTGTCAAAGAGCAACAAAACGGTTGCCACAAAATCGACTCCCGCTGTGAAGAGTAAGTACCCTCAGCTTCCCGATGCCATTTCAAGTTTCGGAGCAGCCGTCAGTGGTGACTATCTTTATGTCTATAGTGGCCACATCGGACGCGCCCATCAACATAGCGCAGAAAATCTTTCACAGAAATTCCAACGTCTGAACCTCAAACACCCCAAAGGATGGGAATCACTGCCTTTGAAAACCCCTCTGCAAGGTTTAGCAATGGCGCCACATGGCGACAGTGTTTATCGCGTGGGAGGCCTCTCTGTCACCAACAAGAAAAAAGAAGAGTCCAAGATGAACTCGATTCCTACTGTCGAACGCTATTCACCAGAAAAGAAAACCTGGGAATCAATTCCATCAATGCCTACAGGCCGATCTTCTCATGATTCTGTATTTTTAGGAGATCATTTGTACGTCGTTGGTGGCTGGACAATGCAGAACGGCATCGATTCGATCTGGCAGGAAGACATGGTAGTGCTTGATGCTTCAGCAGAGAATCCACAGTGGAAAGCCATCAAACAACCATTCCAGAGACGCGCCCTGTCTGCAGCCGCACATCAGGGAAAGATTTACGTCATGGGGGGAATCGACTCTGGTGGAGATATCAGTCATGAAGTCGACATTTACTGTCCTGAAACCGGTAAATGGTCCAAAGGACCGGAAATTCCGGGGAGTACGATGAATGGATTCGGAACGACTGCCTGGAGTATCGATGGAAACCTCTATGTCAGTGTTATGGATGGTGGAGTCTATCAGCTCGATCAGAAAAATCAGAAGTGGAAAAAAGTAAGTTCTCTTACCACACCCCGGTTTTTCCACCGTTTGCTCCCAGATGGCAATGGCGGTTTAATCGCCATCGGTGGTGCTTCTCGTAAAGGACATCTCAAATCGATTGAGCAAGTCAAATTGAATTAAATGTGAATTTCCGCTTGAAGAGACAAGAGTTCTACTCAGGAGACGCCCCATTTCCAGGAGCTCTTGTCTCTCCTCGTTTTAGGATCAACAATGAAACTCTTTTCTCTGAGTGAATAGGACATGGACGCACAAAAATCATTGCAAAAAGCAATCTCTCTGTTTAAACAAAGTTTGCACTATCAATCACGGGAAGAGCTGACTCAACTGCTAAAAGTCAATCCCGAAAATGGCAAAGCCTGGGAATTGAAGGGTTTGATTGAGGACGCAATACACTGGCATAAATCATCAATCAACTCGCTTGAAACCGCCACAACATTAATTCCGATTTCCGCTTCGGGCCAGTATGTGCTGGCCAAAAATTATCGAGAAACAGGAAAACATTCGCTGGCAAGGTCGGTTTTTTCAATCTTATTACAAAGAAAAGATATTCCAGAAACTTTATTACCGGCAATCTCTTCATATCTGGGACAATATCCTGATCTGACTCATCTGGCATTGGAAGCATGCAGAAAAGCTGTTGAGCTCGATCCGGAATGTGCAGAGTCGTGGTTTGGGGTTGCTTATTTTATGGGGAAAATGGGCTATCCCAGAGAACATGTCGCTAACGTGCTCCGTAAGGTCGTCACTATAGATCCGGAGCAGCGACACTATCGGATTGCTCTGGGTAACTTATTGGAACAAATAGGACAAAGTGAAGAAGCTTATCTCGTCGTCAAAGCAATTCAGAAATCGGAGCTTAACGAAATTCATTGTGCTGATTGTCTGCAAAAGTTAATTCGCATATTTTCCTTGGCAGGAGATGACTCTCGACATGAAATATGTCTTAAAAAACTCAATTCTCTTCAGCCCGTCCAAGAACACTCGTCGTCCAAACTAAAGGTCGACCGTTTTTCGAGCTTCTTGAAAAAATAATGAATCGTTTATCATCGTTTTTGAAATCATTGTCTCGTACACAATCTGACTTAGAATTGCATATCTTATTTATAGGCCATTCGCATTCAACTCGAATGAAGGAATTGAATCGTGTTTAACACTAATCTGAAGCTGGTACTGACTCTTTTTTTTGGTCTGCTTAGTTCACAATTAGAGGGTGCTGAAAACTGGTCTGGTTTCCGTGGTAACGGATCCAATATCTCGAAAGCAAGCAAGCTACCATTAAAATGGTCACCCCAAAAAGGCATACGCTGGAAACAGACAATACCCGGTTACGGACAATCTTCACCTGTCATTTGGAAAAACCAAGTTTATGTGACTTCGATCGAAGGGCCCCAGCAGGAAACATGCCTGGTGCATGCTTTCGATCTTTCTAACGGAAGCCATATTTGGTCGAAAGAGTTCAACGCCAGCCAAACTAAAAAATCGTCTTCAATGGTCTCTCGTGCTGCCCCGACCCCCGTCATAGATGAAAAGGGAGTTTATACCTTCTTTGAAAGTGGAGATGTTGTGGCTTACTCACATTCGGGTTCGAAACTTTGGCGTCGTTCTTTGGTGAAAGACTACGGCAAATTTATCAGTAATCATGGCATTGGCAATTCTCTCGCACAGACAAAGAACCATGTCATCGTACTGACTGCACACGATGGACCTTCTTATTTACTGGCGCTGGACAAGAAGACGGGCGAAACGGTTTGGAAAATAGATCGAGAATCGGGAGTCGCCTGGACTTCACCAGTAATTGCAAATCGAGCAGGAACCCCGGAAGTAATCGTCAGTTCCCGCGGAACCGTAAAAGGATATCACGGAGAAACAGGGAAATTACTGTGGACTCATACTGGTCTCAGTGGAAACACTATTCCTTCTGCATCAGTCTTTGGCAATTATATTTTAATTGGCGCTGCAATGAGTCGCAGGAATCCGAATGCAGAAAAAGCGAGTGCTTCGAACTGCTGTTTGAAACTTGTCACGATCGATGGAAAGCCAGGGTACAAAGTTCTCTGGAAAGCTAAAAAAGCGGTCTCTTATTATTGCACTCCTTTGGCGTATGAAGGCTGTGCTTATTTCGTCAATAAAGTGGGTGTCGTATATTGTCTCGATCTGGAAACAGGTAAACAACACTATGCACAACGACTCGCTGGTCCCTGCTGGAGTTCACCTCTCGGAGCAGGGGATTACATCTATTTTTTCACGAAAAAAGGACTAACTGATGTGATCCAGAAAGGTCCCGAATTTGACATTCTTGCATCAAACGCGATTTTCTCTAATCCCGATGAAAAATCGTCTCCTGCCAAAGAGAAAACAAATTCAGAAAAACCTCAATCAGGGGGCTATCCCCAATTAGGCCCCACTGTTTATGGAACTGCAGCTGTTGACCAAACCATTCTTATTCGGACTGGAACTGAATTGTATTGCATTGGTAAGTAGTGATTAAAAGTCAAAAAGGGTGTAAATGAACCTGTTCTTTTATGTCAATTCATAAACTGATTGCTCACATTGGATCAACAAAACTGGTTAATACATTCTGTCAGTACATGGACAATTACGAAAACAGAGACTATTTTGCATTCAAAGATGTTACAAAATAATCTGTTAACTGACTCCTATGTGTGCCATGAACAAGATTACTGTCAGACAAGCCGTTCTCACCGATATTGATGTACTTGTACCTTTATTTGACAGTTACCGCCAGTTTTATGGACGCTCCAGTGATCTTGGTGCGGTAAGTGAATTTCTCTCTGCACGTTTCAATCATGGAGAATCCGTATTATTCATTGCCTTTGATGCTGATACACCGGTTGGTTTCACTCAGCTCTACCCAAGTTTTTCTTCAGTTTCGCTGTCCAGAATATTTATTCTCAACGATCTCTTCGTCACAGCTGAGGGACGTCGAAAAAGAGTTGGTACCCGGCTTCTATCAGCCGCCGTTGATTATGCCAAATCCTTAAATGCAGTTCGTCTCACATTGTCTACTGAAATAACCAACAAGTCAGCACAAGCCCTGTACGAGTCAGCTGGTTGGAAACAAGATGATCAGTTCGATGTCTACCACTTTACTTTGTAGACAGAACGGCCAGTGATAATTACGTTCGTAGAGAGACCTCACTTGGCAGCAGTTACAGGAAAGTATTACCAATATTCTTCAATCAAAGTCGTTTTCTCTTCAAGAATTCACCTCTTCAACAAGAATTCACCTCTTCAATACGAATAGCGAAAGAGGCTGTTGCCTCGTTCACTTGATCGATTGAGGAGAGGCGAATGAAGAATTATTTACAATTCCTTCTAACGGGGCTTATTTTAGGGCTATTCACTGAAGTCGAACTGAAACTAATCGCAGGTATTAATCCCTCAATGTTTATTACAGTGCTTTTCGCCTATCGCGTGATTCTCACGATGTCCTATGCAGGTAGTAAACTGCTTGGTCGCTTTATATCTTCACAGTGGAAAGGCGACCTTCTGCATTATAGTGCCGCTGGCTTTTTCGGATTGGCGATCGAGTGGATTCTGCTGGGAAACGGACCAGGAAGTAATTCGTTACAACTTGGCATGTTCGCAATGTGGACCACATTCTGCTTTGGTCCACGGATATTAACAAGAGACTCTCCGGCAATCAAAAAAGACCGTCGAAAATTCTGGATCGCGTTCGCCGTAGCCGCCATGCTTATAACAACGGTTGTCTTATTGGCTCCTCACCTTAAAGCAAAGATCGTAATTACTGCCTTGGCTCTGAGCGGGACTTATCTTATCTGGTCTATTTGGTTACTGATACTTGTCTGGCAAAGTAATCGAAATATACAACTTGCAACCACAATACACGATGCCTGACCTGCGACTTTAAATCGATTTCTCCTATCATGAGATATTGAACACAAGGCTTAAACTTTCATTTTATTCCTTGTTATCTTTGTCATTTTCTATCATTATCGCCATGACGAGTGCAGGGCAGACCATTATTTTGTATGAACTCCAAATCAAATCTATCTTATTTTGCTAAGGTAACAGAACAAGCAAAGGGATCTCAGCATGACCATGCCACAAAATCGACCGCTCACTGATCTAAAAAATATAGGAAAGAAAATTGCTGAACGTCTTAATAAAATCGGAATTTCTTCTGAGGCGGAGCTACGAAAAGTAGGCGCAATACAAGCACACAAAAAGCTCAAAGCAAAGTACCCTAATGAAACTCTGCCTGTCTGTTATTATTTGTACTCATTTGAGGGAGCACTTCATGATCAACACTGGAATGATTTGAGTGTAGAACGAAAACAGAAACTGAAAGAAAGTATCAGCTGAAATCATATTATCAGAGCTATCATATCTGCCACTTTACTTGCATTCTTTCCATATCTGTAGCTATTTCCAATCCACAAAAAAAGCCCCCTCAAACCAAAGTTCGAGGGGGCTGAAGTTTTTCGCAGTCAGACGACTAGTTCAACAGCGGATTGTCGCCATCGACAATCGAACTGAAGAAGTCATCCACGTCGGACGTTTCTGCCGCTTCTTCGATCACGGGCAGGCATCTGAGCGACTCACCCAGGGATTCACTCATCAGATCGTGTCCCGCTTCGTCCGCATCCAGGTCGGCATAACCCAGGGTGTGACCGAATTCGTGTAATACCACGGTCAACAGGTCCATGCGACCAAAGGCATCACTCTCTTCGTTCGCAGTCAGGCCGCCATCGGCGTCCTCTGTGAACTCACTGTGATCAAAGGGCGTGTCATCCACAAACCAGCCATGACCGGCGGCATTAATGTCGATCATGATCGTCGTACTCGTGGCACCACCCAGCATCGTATCCGGCAGATCGGCCAGTACAAAGCTGATCGACTGCAGTCGCTCCAGCTCAGCGGCGGAAATCCCCGCAGCCGTCCAGTAGCTCAACGCCGCATCACGGACCGAATTCAAATCGGCCTGCGTCAGCACAGGGGCTCCCGAGTTGGCCACGCTACTAGTGGCCTGAAGCGGTCCCGTACGTTCAATGCGGATTGCATCAGCCAGAATCGAACCATCCACGGCCGTATCGTTCAGAGTCACCGTAATCGAACCACCGGCTCCGATGGTCACGGTTCCCAGGATCTCCCAGTTCGAACCCTCAGCGTTAAAGTCATTCGGATCCAGTCGCTGATTGATGGCAATCGCTCCGCCACCGATTCCCGAACTGGTCACGTTATAGTCCACACCCGTGTCACGCAGTGGATGACCGTCCCAGGTCGCTGCGACCTGATATGTGCCGGCCACCAGACCGGTGAAGTTCCAACTTGCCGTACCGGTCTGCCCGATATTCATTTTCTGAGAATCGAAGCCACGGTATGCCACAGCCCCCGATGCGAAGTAGTCGCCCCCACTCGTGAAGCCGGCATCACCATCGTCAATGATCAGTGAATTGACCGCCGTCGCTGAGACAGTAAAGCTGAAGGGATTCTCATCCGCATCATCGTTGGCGATGGTCAAGACACCCGCTGTCGAAGTCGCTCCATTGAACTCCAGTTCAAACGTCGTCGACTGACCGGCGGCCAGAGCCGTTGTTCCCAAAGGCGTCGAAACCACAAAACCGGCAGGCGGTGTGATGGCTCCTAAATTCAACGTATCGGTTCCCGTATTCGTAATCGTAAATGTCTGGAACAACGAACCACCGAAGTTGGAGGTGCCCAGATCCACACTGCTGGCACCACTGGTCAGATTGGTGGCACCGGCCCGGACTTCAATTTCCGGATCAATGGAACCGATGGGAAGCAATTCCAGTCGCATGGCGTCGGCCGCCAAGTGACCCGTGGCACCATCATCGCTCATCGTGACCGTCAGGGTCCCACCGGCGGCAACCTGGAAGTTGCCCAGTTCTTCCCAGTTCGTGCCATCGGCACTAAAGTCATTCGGAGCAAACCGCTGATCCAGGCTGACCGTAATCGGACCACCAACAATGCCCGAGATCGTAATCTGAGCATTCGAAGCCAGGTTACTGTGCTGGAACCAGTGGCTGGCAACCTGATAGGTGCCCGCGCCCAGATTGGTGAACTGCCAGGTCGCTGTATTGACACCCGGCAAATCGCCGCCAATCAGTAAATCCTGGTCGTCCTGGAAGTAGTCAATGTAGGCCACGCCTGCGGTTCTGGTCTCCCAGGGATCACCCGTGTTGGTGTAATCCAGGTCGCCGTTGTCCACAATCATCGAAGCCGAAGCCGATCCGGAAACGGTAAAGTTGAATGGATTCGCATCGGTGGAATCCACGCCAAAGGAGACCATGCCCCCAAAGCTACCCGCCGTGGCGGCGTTCATCTGCAGACTGAAGGTCGTGGAAGCGCCCGGAGGCAGGTTGTTATTACCCGGAGGGGCCACCATGCTGAAGCCTGCTGGGATACTGATGGGGCCCAGAGCCATGTTGCGTTCACCAAAGTTCGTAATCGTAAACGTGCGGATGACTGGAGCCCCCACGATGGTCTCTTCAAAATCAACGGCGCCCCCGTCTGCGACTTCTTGTGTGTCCAGGCCACTGCCGACTTCCACAACGATCACCGGATCCACAACACGGTAAATCCGGATTTGATCCGCATACACGATGCCGTCCGCATTATCGCTCAGTTGCACACTCAGGGTGTTACTGGTGATCTGCACCGGATCGCCGATGAACTCCCAGAGGATTCCGTCATCCAGGAAGTCATCGCTGCTCGTCCGCTGGTCCACAGCAACCGTGGTCACAGTCGCACCGTTATCAAAGATCGTATAGGGAGCATTTGAAGCAGCCCCCACTCCATTGGTGGTAATGTTGGGATTCACGTACCAGTTCGCGACCACCTGATAACGGCCCGGTTCCACATCGAAGGTCCAGGTCGCCGCATTGGCGCCTGTGCCCCCCTGGAAGAAGTCGCCCGCATACAGAAACTCCGGATCGAGCTGACTACCTGTTTCCAGCTCATTCCAGGTTCCCACGGTGGAGAAGTCCGCATCGTTGACACCCACGGTGGAAGGACCCGCTTCCCCCATCACGGTGAAGTTATAAGGATTTTCGTCTTCATCACCGGTTGTGAAGGAGATCTGACCGAAGGTCGAACCTGTGGTGCCCCCGTCAAACTGGATGGTAAAGGTCACCGAAGACCCGCCATTGATCGTCACCGGTGTGGTGTCGGTCCCGAAGGGAGAGGTTGGATCAATGCTGAAACCGGGCGGAAACTCGATCAGGCCGGTGACATCCACGGAATCGGCTGACAAATTCGTCACGGTAAAGGTCTTGATGATCGGAATGCCCGGCAGCGTACTGCCGAAGTCGACCACGCCGGTGTCGTCTTCCACGACGTCGCCGTCCACGGTCACCTGAATATCAGGTTCCGGCAGATATTCAATGCGGACCGCATCGGCAATCACACCGTTGGAGAGCGTGAAGTGGTCGCGGGGGAAACTGTTGGCATCGTTGGTCAGTTCCACAGTCAGTGTCCCGCCGATCACGGAGAAGGAGACATCCAGATCGAACCATTGCACCCCGTTGGCGTCGACAAAGCTCGACGGGGCAACGGTCTGATCCACATCGATAGGACCCCCTCCGTTCAGAGTGAAAGGTGCATCATCCACACGGTTGGTCGCCGTCGGTGTGGTCGACCAGGTGGTGGAGACCCGGTAGTTTCCATCGGCCAGACCGGTAAAGGTCCAGGTTGCGGTTTCCGCCCCCGGTTGCGGTGTACTACCCGGTTGATTGGGAACCGCACCGGAAACATCGCCTTCAAACCCACCGGCCCCGTTATTGACCGCATCCGGGAAGCTCACAAAGCCGGCTGTGGCGGAGAAATCGGTATCCCCGTCATCAATGATGATCACATTCGAAACCGAACCCTGTAACAGGATGTTGAAGGTCTCTTCATCCACATCATTGGTGGTAAAGGAGAAGATCCCCGAACGGTCGCCGAAGGTATTGGAATCCATGGTCAGTGTGAACTGAATCGTATTGCCGGGAGCAATCGACTGATTGACCAGGTTGGTCGTGAAGCCGGCTGGCACGACAATGTTGCTGATATCCAGCGGTGCACTACCCTGGTTCGTGATTTCAAAGGTGCGAACTGCGTCGGTCAACAGTTCGGTAGCACCGAAGTTGATGCCCCCCTGATGACCGTCCATGATGATCGTCGGCGGGACCGGTGCATCGGTGATATCGCGTAGTTCGATTTCGGGTCCGGCAGAGACGCGTTCGATGCGGATCGCATC
The Gimesia aquarii DNA segment above includes these coding regions:
- a CDS encoding DUF3386 family protein; amino-acid sequence: MRLNSFLHRELKQWGLAGLIVLLTLSVTLQWTPAEVESQLVSNPNKAEATKLYQKAREARAVWRDFPGFSADVTVLYNGKKTQGKLTADQDFQVKLTLEDDQLLEWSLPKLKSVIGHRKYRLQKPIPATFADAQLDHPLGRLVNIDGKHVSFRLKDDVMTEVHRRSQKSWFTISTLDVWRTKEGSVLPRDTSVTYRNPKTGAITSNRSNTFSFKRVGHFDLPETMLTVECSENFDRNVGSIKLSNHRLLTPTSISQTK
- the recQ gene encoding DNA helicase RecQ — its product is MAKTGMEDALLDIIHEFWGYTEFRPLQQEAMTAVLEGRDSLVVLPTGGGKSLCYQAPALCVDGMAVVVSPLISLMKDQVDALRVCGISAAYLNSSLEQEESRHVLREVRAGNIKLLYVAPERLMLEGMLSMLAEIKLAFIVIDEAHCVSMWGHDFRPHYRELQELKNIFPKCGIHAYTATATEQVRSDIAVQLGLNSPELLVGSFDRPNLTYSVARRADRLAQVCEVLDRHPNEPGVIYCISRADVESLSESLNNAGYESRPYHAGLPDEERAANQEDFIQDRVDIIVATIAFGMGIDKPNVRYVIHAGLPKSLENYQQESGRAGRDGLEAECVLFYSEQDTVIWKLILEDQPDESKATAFQSLQAMQNYCHAFDCRHRYLMQHFGQDLEQDCETGCDLCRGDFQKVDDSVEIGQKILSSIFRQDQNYGAAYTAAVLKGSKDKKVLANNHDQLSTYGLLKNESLSTIRNWLSQLVSQNFVTKTAEYQQLRITNSGWQLLRGEATLQLMRPAQASKSEKTKRAKSQLADANWEGVDKGLFEELRQLRKQIAGEKGVQPYMVFGDTTLRELARDKPKTIAEFLEIWGVGQKKCDDFGQQFLECIAK
- a CDS encoding kelch repeat-containing protein, with product MRPFQWMTTVACLLALFVSNQAQAHFLWLLPQAEGKNNAAKVQLYFGEAAEPDDPDLLKRLTKIKVWEKSPNGKLQPYSLTEGDDSLFVTPNPKGAGKAAYGLDHTYGVISRGDSQFLLKYYAKAFPQKSQGVWNKISCSKELPLEIVPVLKGEEVTLQVNWNGKPLADAELKIIGPKTSSESVTATTNAEGQFQTKLSNGIYSIRAKHTEQKKGEHNGDKYDSVRHYSTLTLPYVSLSKSNKTVATKSTPAVKSKYPQLPDAISSFGAAVSGDYLYVYSGHIGRAHQHSAENLSQKFQRLNLKHPKGWESLPLKTPLQGLAMAPHGDSVYRVGGLSVTNKKKEESKMNSIPTVERYSPEKKTWESIPSMPTGRSSHDSVFLGDHLYVVGGWTMQNGIDSIWQEDMVVLDASAENPQWKAIKQPFQRRALSAAAHQGKIYVMGGIDSGGDISHEVDIYCPETGKWSKGPEIPGSTMNGFGTTAWSIDGNLYVSVMDGGVYQLDQKNQKWKKVSSLTTPRFFHRLLPDGNGGLIAIGGASRKGHLKSIEQVKLN
- a CDS encoding DUF1559 domain-containing protein; amino-acid sequence: MSPLKHTRRAFTLIELLVVIAIIAILIALLLPAVQQAREAARRSSCKNNMKQIGLAMHNYHDVHTSLPMGGNNQLFSPFTAILPYLDQTNLQNLYDFDLFYTDPANLDALNRTITIYLCPTMVLPRAVPNLSCAERGGPTSYGASTGIHDGRSGNPDGMFPGQNHASVKPTLFRDVTDGLSNTIMCGEFNYRLEDYLWSGHSSSCPGDPAVQGTPRWGSHRWGGSYPGVALGHTGGDFNVNLSANRSTWRSDHIGGAHFLLGDGAVRFVSENIDAGALDALATKSGGEVIGEF